From Coturnix japonica isolate 7356 chromosome 1, Coturnix japonica 2.1, whole genome shotgun sequence, the proteins below share one genomic window:
- the YARS2 gene encoding tyrosine--tRNA ligase, mitochondrial, with product MAAPTLWRCCCRAAALWGALRPAGTRHVHERPQRARGAKGLLAEQCERGLFQEVFPAQGADEQLEALLEPGRPPVAVYCGFDPTADSLHVGHLPAVMALLHFQRAGHTVLAVVGGATARLGDPSGRERAREPMEAETVRAHARGLREGLGRLLDNHRALFWTAGRPLGQAELLDNAWWLGQQPLLDFLCGAGGRLRMGTLLSRQACQARLRSAEGMSLAEFLYPALQAYDFLHLHRHHGCRVQLGGADQMGNIMSGYELVTKMTGTDVFGITVPLITSTTGDKLGKTAGNAVWLNRDKTSPFELYQFFVRQQDDIVEKYLKLFTFLPLEEIDHIMEMHAREPEKWGPQKRLAAEVTKLVHGREGLESAKRCTKALYHSSVEALEAMSDQELQELFRQAPSAELILEPGMTLLDLCRKANAIPQGHSGYQKITNGGVSVNGIRVTNPETVLILGQHILKNGVSLLRIGKKNYYIIRWLQL from the exons ATGGCGGCTCCCACGCTGTGGCGGTGCTGCTGCCGAGCGGCCGCTCTGTGGGGCGCCCTGCGGCCGGCCGGAACGCGGCACGTCCACGAGCGGCCGCAACGTGCCCGCGGGGCCAAGGGGCTGCTGGCGGAGCAGTGCGAGCGCGGCCTCTTCCAGGAGGTGTTCCCCGCACAGGGCGCGGACGAGCAGCTGGAAGCGTTGCTGGAGCCGGGCCGCCCTCCCGTCGCTGTGTACTGCGGCTTCGACCCGACGGCGGACTCGCTGCACGTCGGGCACCTGCCGGCCGTCATGGCGCTGCTGCACTTCCAGCGCGCCGGACACACCGTCCTGGCCGTGGTGGGCGGCGCGACGGCGCGGCTGGGCGACCCCAGCGGCCGGGAGCGAGCGAGGGAGCCCATGGAGGCCGAGACGGTGCGGGCCCACGCTCGGGGGCTGCGAGAGGGGCTGGGGCGGCTGCTGGACAACCACCGAGCGCTGTTCTGGACGGCGGGGCGGCCCCTGGGTCAGGCCGAGCTGCTGGACAACGCGTGGTGGCTGGGCCAACAGCCGCTGCTCGATTTCTTGTGCGGCGCAGGCGGGCGGCTCCGCATGGGCACGCTGCTGAGCAGGCAGGCCTGCCAGGCGAGGCTGCGCAGCGCCGAGGGCATGAGCCTGGCCGAGTTCCTGTACCCCGCCCTGCAGGCGTACGACTTCTTGCACCTCCACCGGCACCACGGCTGCCGCGTGCAGCTGGGAGGAGCCGACCAGATGGGCAACATCATGTCCGGATATGAGCTCGTCACCAA GATGACAGGAACGGATGTATTTGGAATTACCGTGCCTCTTATTACCAGCACTACTGGAGATAAATTGGGAAAGACTGCTGGCAATGCAGTTTGGCTGAACAGAGATAAGACTTCTCCGTTTGAGCTGTATCAGTTTTTTGTTAGACAGCAGGATGACATAGTTGAGAA ATACCTGAAACTCTTCACCTTTCTTCCTCTTGAGGAGATTGATCACATCATGGAAATGCATGCCAGAGAGCCTGAAAAATGGGGCCCTCAGAAGCGACTTGCTGCAGAAGTAACGAAACTCGTTCATGGCAGAGAGGGGCTGGAATCTGCTAAGAG GTGCACCAAAGCCCTTTATCACAGCAGCGTGGAGGCACTGGAAGCTATGTCCGACCAGGAGCTACAGGAACTGTTTAGACAGGCTCCTTCTGCTGAATTGATACTTGAACCTGGAATGACTCTGCTTGACCTGTGTCGCAAAGCAAATGCCATTCCACAGGGACATAGTGG gtaCCAGAAAATAACAAATGGTGGAGTTTCAGTAAATGGGATTCGCGTAACCAATCCTGAGACTGTTCTTATTCTTGGACAGCATATTCTCAAGAATGGAGTATCATTGCTTAggattggaaagaaaaactactACATCATAAGATGGCTGCAATTGTGA